A section of the Xylanibacillus composti genome encodes:
- a CDS encoding carbohydrate-binding protein: MANAGVGKLGSNNGGGNGNPGQTAGIYEAEHANYSSGSVDTNHSGYSGSGFVNVNNANGEYIEWTINASTAGTYSLSFRYANGASGRSAKLSVNGSDVLANLNFPVTSTWNNWQTVSATVFLNQGSNKIRLTATNAEGLANIDYLRIAG; encoded by the coding sequence ATGGCGAATGCAGGCGTCGGCAAGCTAGGCAGCAATAACGGCGGGGGCAATGGCAATCCTGGCCAAACTGCCGGAATCTATGAAGCGGAGCATGCAAATTATTCCAGCGGCTCCGTAGACACGAATCACAGCGGGTATTCCGGCTCAGGATTCGTCAATGTGAACAATGCGAACGGCGAATATATTGAATGGACCATCAACGCCTCAACTGCAGGCACTTACTCGCTGTCATTCCGATATGCCAACGGCGCAAGCGGCCGCTCCGCCAAGCTGTCCGTCAATGGTTCTGATGTCCTTGCAAATCTGAATTTCCCTGTCACAAGCACATGGAACAATTGGCAGACGGTTAGCGCAACTGTCTTCCTGAATCAAGGCAGCAACAAGATCCGTCTAACGGCAACGAATGCCGAAGGCTTGGCCAATATCGATTATTTGAGAATTGCGGGTTAA